TGCGGTGCGGTCAGCGAGACAAGCAACGCTGAACAGGTGTCTGTGCGGCTTTCCAGATAGTTTTGGAGATGGATTTTTGTCCTAGCATCGAAATAAACGATCCGTTCCTTACTTCCTTTTCCGAAAACAACGCATTCCCGTTCATTGAAGTTGATGTCATCACGGTTAAGGGCAACCATCTCACCAACACGCATTCCAGAGGACGCAAGAAGGTCTATCATCGCAAGATCGCGGACATTGCAGCAGTTGTCCCGCATGATTTCCAATGCCTCATCGGTGTAGGTTTCCTTGATCACCTTTGCCGTTTTTACTTTGTGAATCCGGCGTACCGGACTTTTCACGATGTAGTCCTCATCCTCAAGCCACGAAAAGTAGCTGGACAGGATGCGGCGGATATTATCTATCGTGACCTTGCTTGACTTACGGTTTGTCTGATACTCTGTTAGGTACTTTCGCAAGTCCTCAGTTACGATCTCTTGTGGCTCTTTGTCAATGCCGGATAGCATTGACACAATGGTCTGACGGTAATAGCTCAAGGTTTTTTCTGAGCAGCCTTCAATGCGTTTTGCGTTGATGAAACAGACAACCGTGTCGACCTTTGCGCTTTCTACCATGCCCGCGCTGTAACTTAGCTCTACGCCACTCAGCACCCCTTCAAGGACGCTTTGAAGTTGTTTTAACTGTGCGTTGTTCAGAAACGGAAGCATCTGACGCTGCACTTCTTGAATCAGTTGTTTTTTCATTGTCGTATCTCCTTTGTTTATTCTCAGAGAACGACTTTTCAGTGGCAGTTCTTAGGGTAAAACTCTCGCCACTGGTGAGAGTAATGGACGGTAAATGATAATTTAGAGGCGCAAACACAGGCTCTTTTTGATGAACTCTTCCTTCGGGATGGAATGCCTGATTGCACTCTCAGCGAAATTGCTAATGTGAATCCAACTCGAACATTGTCAAAAGGCTGCATCGCTAAATGCTATGATATGTCCTGCCTTCCGACTCGTGGCTGCATCCCAGAAGGCGGCGAAATGAAAGCCTATAATGGCGGTGTCCGGTTCCAAAATGGCGACACCCTAATTGCGCGTATTACTCCTTGCCTCGAAAATGGCAAGGCAGCGTATATTAACATCCTCAATGACAAAGAGGTTGCTTTCGGATCCACGGAGTACATTGTGTTTTCTCCGGTTGATACGATGCCATCTTCATTTTACTATTTTTTAATCCGAAGCAAGAAGTTTCGGACTTTCGCATTACAATACATGAACGGTTCGAGTGGACGTCAGCGAGTATCAGGCGATGAACTTGCCGCGTTCCCTTTGACCAAGCCGTCGCACGAAGCACTTTCTCGGTTTGATATGGTTGCAAAACCTGTTTTGGAACAGTTTAAGGTGGCTTCCCTGGAAATCAACCGCTTGAATGCGCTTCAACAGCTTATTATAGCTTCAATCTCAAGCCGCTAAATTATCATTTTCCGATCTTTTTAAAGCAATGCGGTCGGTGATTGCACGGTAGGACTCGACGATTTCACATTGTCTCGCGTAGGAAGGAACAGGGAGCTTTATACGGCAAAAATCATCCCATGTAATTCCGCCTCGAACACTGCCGTCCGTCATGAACCAGCACTCGCGATCAAACTCCGGTCTGCGAAACCACATCATCAAATACTCTTCATTCAAGATGTCGCGATCAATAATCTCAAACATGAAATATGCCGGAGATACTATTGCGGGGCTACCTTTCTCATAGAGCGCAATCGGAAGACGTTCATCGCGTCCAACGTGCATTGGGTTACAGGCAAACAGTCCCTTGCTGATTAGCTTATACCGGCTCAAATCTGTGCCAATTACATTTGCGACGGAAGGTATAAACTCTTTGTCGATGCTTATGCCAAGAACAGTGCTGGTGACTTCCTCGGAGTTCCGATAATCAACAAGCTGAATATGTTTACCAAGGGGTTCATAATTCGATTTCATAGCCCAGCTCCTTAAACACGGTCAACAGGTCAGCCTTCGACTTCTCTTCTGCAACAAGCAGATCACGAAGCTCGCTTTGCAGCATCTTCATTTTCGTATCAAAGTCGATATTCTCATCACGGTTTACAAACTCAATGTAACGGCTCGGAACAAGGGTAAAACCCTTCTCTGCAACCTCATCAAAAGATGCGCTGTAACAAAACTCAGGCACATTCTGATAAGTTTCTTCATAGCCTTCCTGCTGCCATGCGTGGTAGACGCTCGTGACCTTCGCACGGTCTTCTTCTGTCAGTTCAATGTACTTCTTTTCATAGGGGCTTCCCATTTGCCGCAAGTCCATGAAAAGAATCTCCCGCTCACGGTTACGGAAGCGTTTTACCTCGCTATTTTCTTCAACCACACGAGCCTTTTTGTTCTTATTCAGAATCCAAAGCGTAACGCTGATGTCAGTGGTGTAGAAGAGGTTTCGGGGAAGGATGATGATTGCTTCAACGAGATTGTTCTCGATGAGCTGACGGCGGATTTTCAGCTCTGTGCCATCGTCAGAGAGTGCACCGTTTGCAAGCAGGAACCCAGCAACACCGTTCTGAGATAGCTTTGAAACGATGTTCAGAATCCAGCCATAG
Above is a window of Oscillospiraceae bacterium NTUH-002-81 DNA encoding:
- a CDS encoding tyrosine-type recombinase/integrase, which codes for MKKQLIQEVQRQMLPFLNNAQLKQLQSVLEGVLSGVELSYSAGMVESAKVDTVVCFINAKRIEGCSEKTLSYYRQTIVSMLSGIDKEPQEIVTEDLRKYLTEYQTNRKSSKVTIDNIRRILSSYFSWLEDEDYIVKSPVRRIHKVKTAKVIKETYTDEALEIMRDNCCNVRDLAMIDLLASSGMRVGEMVALNRDDINFNERECVVFGKGSKERIVYFDARTKIHLQNYLESRTDTCSALLVSLTAPHDRLQIGGVERRLRELGKRLNLPRVHPHKFRRTLATSAIDKGMPIEQVQQLLGHQKIDTTMHYAMVKQQNVKLAHRKYIG
- a CDS encoding restriction endonuclease subunit S is translated as MKAYNGGVRFQNGDTLIARITPCLENGKAAYINILNDKEVAFGSTEYIVFSPVDTMPSSFYYFLIRSKKFRTFALQYMNGSSGRQRVSGDELAAFPLTKPSHEALSRFDMVAKPVLEQFKVASLEINRLNALQQLIIASISSR
- a CDS encoding restriction endonuclease subunit S, which gives rise to MKSNYEPLGKHIQLVDYRNSEEVTSTVLGISIDKEFIPSVANVIGTDLSRYKLISKGLFACNPMHVGRDERLPIALYEKGSPAIVSPAYFMFEIIDRDILNEEYLMMWFRRPEFDRECWFMTDGSVRGGITWDDFCRIKLPVPSYARQCEIVESYRAITDRIALKRSENDNLAA